The genomic segment TAGGTAATGTTTTTGACCATTTGAATATTGTCTACAAGAAACACCTCAACAATCATATTATGAACACCAGTCCATTACCTAATGACTATATGATTGTTGCTGAATCATTGCAATGTAAAGTCGTTATAGAACAGTTGGATGTTTACATGCACGTGTTTGTAAAACTAGtagataaattagaaaatactaAAGGTGCGCAATCatttaaaaatctgtattattaaaatatgtttaagtttataacattcttttctttaaaattcatctaaaaaaataatattgtattggtcTAAATTATaaagcattaaaatatttgactatCATTGTGTTGcagatgataaaaaatttacagtTTCAATTTTAGTTGAATACATACGATCGCTAAcagataacaaaataactattgaacACTTTCTTTATGAATTACTCATAAACTGTCTagtaatcaataaaatgtattatcagcTACACCAGATGGTGCAATACCATATTGTTATTGACTCAAAGCCATTGGTAAATATGAATGTGTATAATTTGTTGAACAAAAGttcaagttatatattttttttcatattcaaaaGTGTTATAGAGGAAGTTGTGCATTAATTTAGAATTGCTGTTTTATTTCAGGCTTGTCTATTATTATCTTTGGAATCACTTTATTCACCAGCTCATCAGATGGCGCTTGACATGTTGCATAGATTGAATACAGCCCATGAAGAGATTGTTGAAGTCTTACTTTCAAAGAAACAAGTCATCCCGTCCATGAGGCAAGTGTAACAGTCTGTCAGCACATCACACCCACAcgtgttgtttctgtcttacaaatatacaacatagTATATATACTGCGTTTAGcagaattaattttgtattgttagctttaatatcaCAGTAAATTACCtgttatcaaacttaaaaataactacATGAGCTATGTTGATACCTCAGTTTTATACTAtacaagctgaacccgtgcactttgttgcccattaagtgtaccaactatatgtgactcaaactttattcaattcgttatttaatattcggtgtatggtttcaaaattaatcttaacttttccgttgcccggaataaaaattctgattcgcagcagtatattatcaggtaggcaatttacctgcggtagatcgtggatcccgtgctgtatgtacgttggtgtatgatttaactctaaagtatcaaagttataccaagtttgtcgtattctacctatggtggattgatataatcaattaatacaaaatcctaacctaacctaaccgtactataatcagatgaataaactcaaacgcataaaaaaaaattcattctaatcggtctaaccatttaagaggagttcagtcacaacacacgtacagaagaattattgcgcttagcaacacattctgcgattcatttttatattatatgaaatcaataaatatgcccgattaaccaatagcaaccaatataatataatgcactgttgcgccactgttgtatttttgacatacagatttgagatttcctacctttccggtggattttcctaaaattttattttgtaaaaaccttCTGGCAGtaacgaacatcttaaaaaaaatttgagccaaatcggaccaaccgttctcgattgatgaattgttatacatttttgtctccatttttaaatatatagatttaaatctTAAACTTAAGTGAGTTGTgagtatattaaatgtaaaatattaaattttgtgatTTAAATATACTCTTAACTCactta from the Acyrthosiphon pisum isolate AL4f chromosome X, pea_aphid_22Mar2018_4r6ur, whole genome shotgun sequence genome contains:
- the LOC100571242 gene encoding regulator of MON1-CCZ1 complex: MDKCSLIDFLLLRPKSKDITLEVLQHMILQKRSNLIEIGNVFDHLNIVYKKHLNNHIMNTSPLPNDYMIVAESLQCKVVIEQLDVYMHVFVKLVDKLENTKDDKKFTVSILVEYIRSLTDNKITIEHFLYELLINCLVINKMYYQLHQMVQYHIVIDSKPLACLLLSLESLYSPAHQMALDMLHRLNTAHEEIVEVLLSKKQVIPSMRYMSKHNMLDHSTYRKLTEIAISTDNSKILHSTKEEFVQRKVTSNDELDTNTKG